CCATCCATTGTCAGATGTATTGGTGGAGTGATGCATTTTGGGGTTTGTAAGGTTAAACAAAAGAAAGgattgcaaataaatgtatgtttttaattcaaacaaataaaaagtttttcaaaaatgaatatatactgTAGAAAAAATGTACTCATCCCTGCTAGTTACAATGATCCTATTTCAGTTATTACAGTTTTTGTTTACACTGCACGCTTCATCATGTAATCACTGaatgtatacatacagtacattcattaCCTCTCATTCCTTGTTTCCATACCCAATCTAATTCAACTTTGAACATCTTTGTTGGTACTCCATCTCAATACAACACTGAAGCAAGTGTAGTCGTTGCTCTCATTTAAGATCATCTTATTTGCGTAGCGACCAATCTAAACTATGCTTAGTGAACAAATACGTAGCGAACAAATTTTGATGTTTGTACAATGCTTATCTGTGCAGCTTGTTCTCAGACTCACTTGAATTGATACACAAGGATAAATGGAAATTATCACTCTGTAGCAGACGTCATACTCCAATAAGTACATGCCCCTGACATCGTCTTAGAGCTGTATTTATTGACAGAGAACCAAAGTGGCAAATGAGATTGTGCTCATAGTCAACTACCTAAATACACTCCTTGACAGAAAAACAAGCTCAAATACAATCCCTAAACAGTGAAAAGACATGCcataggtgaagatttggcagGGAGATTAAGGTGTTACACATTCCCCTGAGAATTTAGGCACTGTCCCACTGATAATTTACTTAAATATGGAACATAATTTGCCTAGTCATTGTTATATACATCGTAAAGGGTTAACTCTATTTCCACATCTCTTCATTGCCCATCCCACCATAGGCCTTCCTCCAGAGGGGAAAAACTGCAGCTTGATAGGTTTATATGAAGCCAGGAGAACATATAGTTAGCAGCAAGAGAGCTGGAGTCATTAAAGATAAGCAGTGTTGTTTGACTGTTTGATAGTAGTATTGcttaagtagtagtagtagtagtagtagtagaggtagtgtgtgtgtgtgtatagttaGCAAGATAATTATTATGTTGACTAATGTTCAGCTGCCAtgttatcatttcattttggatTTGCAGGTTACCAAACCATTATTACATCAAAAAAATTGATAGTCTAAGTGTGAGAAAGAAGGTTATATCACTTAATGTTAACATCATTTTTAGGCCTGCATAATGGTGCTTACATTAAAACTTTAATGTCAATttgctttaattaattaactgcCTGTTCAGACTTGAGATACACATGTGAAGTCAACTTAACTCCAAAATCTTTGCAATTGCGTGAATTGTATTTTCTTGCATTAAACCACAAACATTTCCTCATtggctcagccaatcaaacatgcacacacacacacacacacacactaaaacctAATAAGTGAATTCAGATTTTGGTGTTCAATATaacataatattaaaattaaaataatctgtcctcagttgcaacactcactactgatttccagactgcctctggaagcaatgtcagcacaagaactgttggaagcttcatgaaatgggtttccatggctgagcagccTTACataagcctaagatcaccatgttcatgtgtgtgtttgatgtggaagaacttgacagacctgcacagagccctgacctcaaccccatcaaacacatTTGCGATGAATTGGAACACTGattgcgagccaggccttatcgtCAAACATCATTGTTCgacctcacaaatgctcttGAGTGGACGcaaatccccgcagccatgttccaaaaccTAGAGGAAAGCCTACCCAGAAGTaacctcgcgagccagtctattttttcactttgttcaaAACACCCTGACCGATGCCTTGACGTTCTAGGCATAAATGAAGGAGGCAACCTTCCCGGGATAGTTGTATTTTCCCAACCAATCAGTTCGCCACTATTTGGGGAGAATGATTGTATTGATTGTAACGGGCAAAcaaaaccattgcttcttctggccatttttctgggtatttatttgatagcagactgcataccgtaggccacacttgaaaaattaaacttttgccaaatcctgtaggcaagCAAGCGAGTACATCTCTGTTTGATAAAAGTGAATCCAAACATACGCGTTGAAGGTCCTTCAACGAAGTCACGCCATGTATTTGACAAGTCTGTGATATAACGGAATTAAAATCTTCTTCTAATTTGTCCATGATTCTGTTTCTAGCAGATAATTTGGGTTAGCTCGATAGCTTTGACCGTttcgctggtgtgtttcagtcgggacttagattgcagcacacacggaacagaggcagtgtcgggggggtgggggggggagagaaccggcacactgacacagacagtttgattaaccaatagggaagcTGCCGCTGGCTCCCAGCggcagaggctcctcccttttgccccagAAAGTACATGCGTTCGTCCAGACTAACCCAGAAGAGTCGAGGCTGTTACTGCAGCAAAGAGGGAACAACTCAATATTAATGCCCAAGGTTTTGGAATGAGACGTTGAagaagcacatatgggtgtgatgtgtggatgtccacatacttctggccatgtagtgtaagtAAAAAAGCATATTTGAAATAGTAAAAGTCATTATTTAGGctttagcctatttatttatttatgtattattatcatttttttttaccagacaGGATGTCCAAGAAGATTTTTTGATAActagtgtatttttttctctaaaGCACAGCAATTTATTAGTTATCACCCAAAATCACCCTCCAGCAGGCTGATTGGTTTAGTAGGCACAAAACAATTTCTATTGGATCAAAACTGCACCAAGAAACCACCTGTAGGGGAATAAAGTTATATGGCTAATGAAAATCTCAAGATGCACTAAAACTTGAGACATTCAGTTTCAAGTCAACAGCTGCCCACTTCCATGCCATCACATATCATGGCAAATTAAATGGTGGTTGGCTATCATAGCCTTAATCTGATGTTTTGGTTGTTAAATATAGGCCATTTTACTGTTGATAAACTAGAAGAACTTGAACAGGCCTAAAGATGAGCCTTATATGATCAggatattgttgttgttttatcttgttgttaaatgcattattctACACTGCAGGCTCAAGCCAATTAATGCGTTGTCTACTATCCATATAGGCCTATTTACCATTGTGAATCATGGAAAATTTATTAGCcttagaggttttttttctcatctttattCAGTAATAGATTATTCCTCTTGAtttggaagaaaaatatttttcagtaaacAACTAAGAACGCAAGATCATGGCAGATTCTTCAGAAAAGGTTTACACagaatgtgtgcatatgcaaatgtatttttgttttttaaccacAGTCATCTTGATGTACAAAGCATTCCTGTATGTATCTGGATGCACTGAATGTGTGCAGATgcaaatttactttttttaattttttaatttttttacctcAGTCATCTTGTACaaagcatatatttatatatttaatccTTTTAATGTCTGTTTTCAAATAGTCTTCAGGTTCcaaaaatgcaatattgtgTTGCTAAATACCCCTGTCTGCTGTGCACACATTGATAATGGAAATGACTGTAAGCATTTGTCTGACACACTGAAAACCTAAAATAAATCCTAGCATGAACTTGGATATACAGCGCCTTCAAAAAGCACTCACCCTCCTtgaactttttttacattttgtcctATTACACctttaaatttgaatgcattgAAATGATTTCCCACTTCACCAACAAAATACATGCAACACATTTATAGTGAAAGACTTCTCATTCGCAAAAGTATTGAACTCtcgcttgtgtttttttttgtagtttttggtGTGTGTTCTGGGTCACTGTACTGTTGGAATATGAATCTTGGCCCTAATGAAAAATCTTGGACTGAAATATGTTCTCAAGGATTTGCCAGCATTTCATTCCATTCAACAACACACAGACCCTCCTACTGAAAAAGAACCCCatagcatgatgctgccaccatcATGCTTGATGGCAAGGACGTTGTTACCAAGGTTATTGTGTGTGCCAAACATAGCACTTTTGTTTCAGGCCAGAGACCTCATTAGGGGCCCTGGCCCTCCCAAATTCTGTGCCCCCCaaaataattgaatgtaatggtaaacaaaaaataaaaataaattagtgtTAGAAGCTCAGCAAGGAGCAGGCAGGAATAGAATTCCAGTCGTCACAGTGAGAGGCAGCCATGCTAACCACTACACTAAGTTGAAGTTCACAATGGGTGATTAGGCCTCTTGCATGCTGTAGGCATGACTTAATGTCAGCCTTTTTCAGGAATGGCTTTGGTATAGCAACTCTCTCAGGGACACCAAATCTGTGAAGTTCTGAATATATTCTTGATCTCTGGAAAGTTTCACCCATTTCAGCTAATGAGCTCTGCAAGTGCAACTCTGCCAGTGTTGTAGCTGGGCTCTCAGGCCCTTCTCTGAGAACAATGCTTTTTCTCTGGTTGCCCAGAGCTCTAGGATGGTCTGTgccatatttttactttttgtgacattttttgGATTTAGCAGAGCTGTTATGAAGGTTCAAAGCTTTGTCAATCTTTGAATAACCTTAATTAAATTACTTAAATATACTTTAAAGTTGACTTTGCAGGACATCAGAATGAGAAGTTATCAATTTATTTGGCCAATTGATGAAATGTACCAATGGGGACTATATATTGTAACTTgaataacaattaaaagcagggtttctttcacaaacacaaattgtGAGTTTAACAATCACTAAAATAAACTTGCCAAACTGACACAGtgaagaaaaagtgaaaaactTGCATTTACTTCATccaaatttaaggacaaattcTGATTTAATAAAGGTCTAAATTTATCTACCAATAAGCGACTTTTGCTGGATTAAATCCTAATTTGTCCTAAATGTAACTATTTTCCACATACAGTTTGGTACATTAATTACGATAATTATGCCTACTGAACTGACCAGACTGTAAAGAAGTTATAAATTAAAAGGCATATGTCAGGTGAGTCCAATCCTGTGTCTCAAATAATCTTGGATGACATCCTTTATTTGCTTTACTGTAcatcttaaatatagaaacgatgtatataaatggaaaataataatactaaattGAATCATaattcaaagaaaatgtaacTGTGAAATGATATCTTGTGTCACAACTTGGCCACTCCCATTATTTAGCGCAGTTCATaaataattctgtttaaaaACGACAGGCTATGCTAAGCAATAGTCTGAGCAAACTGgtaacaaagtttaaaaaacaaaacaaatacggTGAAATACGTTTGCATTTTAGAAAAATTgcctaataataatgattttagctgacaaaaaagaagaagcctACATTCACTGAATAGTAAAGGGGAAGCggaatgaaaaacaattaaaccCTGATTCATTCAGGCTTCGTTTTCTGGATTAACGTTGATATGAAGAGTTTTGATTATTCATATTGCAATTAAGTTCAGACAATTTCCCTGTCATTTTGATTTCGTTGGCTTTAATTGCCGCTTGCATCCAAAGCACTGTAAATACATCTTTTTTCAAATACCTATTTTCAGTGCTAGGAAGTCATACTGTACAGTTAACGCTCTGAACGATTTTACTTTACGTGAAGCACAAACATTAGACAACCCAGCAGCGCAGGCTGTTATAACAAAAGCTATCTATTAATTTTCTCAATATTCGATGACAATATTTATGTTTAGTGATTATTTCTACAAGGCGCAGCTACCGGTCATATTCATTATATCTCCTTAAGATTATGAACGTGAAGTTGTTTGACCTATCAACAGTTCTGATGACTGCCATAGGCTACGCGGTTTATTACAAGCTTTTATGTATGTGCGGTACAGGCGCTCTGAATTTAAAGACGGCAACCTGTGCATTTACAGGTTCCAGTCGTTATCTAGCATCCATTTCGTCACCGATTTCATATGATATTAAATAGATTTTCTCATTTCAATGTTGTTCCAATTCCACAGGCAtagtatagtttttttttttttttggaaatagtAACCCATGCTTGTTCCTCGGAAGAGAAAATATCACTATTAAGATACATTAAGACAATGTTGAAAATTCTCATAAGATAGATGCCACACGAAGGTAGGCTACAATCCGACTGTCGACGGTTGCGAACTACAAAAACAAGACGCGAGTGAAGACTGAAAAGAGACCGTGGAGGGagaattgggggggggttgttgcgcgagggagggagggagggagtggagtagggggctgggggtggtcCAGAGTGAGACACTGGCACATTTCATCCTATAGCTACCTCTTACGCCACCTACGCACATTAGTTTGCTAAGAAGATCCGGAGTAGTCGTAGGGTGCTGCGATTCTGGATCGAGCGCTGCTTCATCTTTCTCTATTTCATTTCtcgtttttaacatttatttccatcaaCTAGCTACAGACATGTTCACCTCTCTCTAGCACCACCCGAATCTTCCTTCCTGGGGatattccccctctctcttcattATTCAGATGGCAGATGCAGGGATACAAGGCAGCTGCCTCTCCTGGATATTCCATTTGGAGGAAATGGGACCCAACCTTTGTGACTGGGACTACTGTACTGAATTTATCATCAACAGTCTTTTTACATGATCCTCGCCTGTATTCTTCAGTGTCTTGAGTCCGAAAGGCAAGTTAACTAAATTTgtgcacttcttttttttttttttttttgcaacgtCGTTATGCTATTCGTTTTTATTAGGAGGGATTGGATTATTTTTCTGTCTAGCCGTAGCCAACGTTAATAGTGTTTGCTCAATTAGGCACGTTTTAATGTAGGCTAATACAAGTTCTGATATCAACCTATCATTTACAAATTAtatttagcctacatttaatTGTAATGTCGTCCTTTTACGGCACATCGCCTGTATCATTCAATCAATATAACTATATGAGACAAATGTTGTTGGCCTGTGGTGAATATAGCCTATCTCGGTTTCTCGTTGACTCCGTTAAGTGTCCTGCTTTTTGCAAAtcgctttttttatttctacagGTGTGCGAGATCGCGTTCCAACTTAACGTTACTTCCATTTATTCGGAAAGTGATGCAAGGCCTACGTAGCaacatttgtgaatgtgttgtATCTTAATTTTTTTCGGCTATTAAATAAGTTTCATTCGTTAGCCTTCACAAATACTTGCACATAACAAACAGTAGATTCAGATAACAAAATGCTATAGCCCATTTGCATTGGAATATCGTTCATATAAGATTGCCAGTCCACGTCATATGATTTTACCCACAAGTTAATTAACCTAATGTTCTAAAACGATAAAAGTGGATATCTTGGGTGAATGTCGTAGCCTACCTCGAGTCGTGTAGGCTACGTAGAAAATATCTCGTGTTTTCTAAGAGACAATTCGATTCTATTTAACAGGACTGGTAGGCTGATGCgctgaaggaaaagaaaaaccatgACCTGGTATGCTGTTAAGTAGAATcaggaatattttattttggttttttaattcagtttcgtaatatttaaaaagataaatattggattttaaaaatcaaaatttgCGTGAAATCGTTTTTAATCCAGCACCGTTTTCATATAAAACTTTAGGCTACTTCATGATGAGTGCATGCAATTGGAAACGCTTCCTCTAATGGCCAAGTGCATGTATTCAATATAGCTTCAAATTATATCTTTCAGAGAGAGTATAGCCTATTAGTATTCGTCTACAGTGCAATTATAGTTTGCTACAGTACGTTTCCATGTTTAACATTTTGAGTTGATAGTaacccagtgaacatttttgtggtgtaAAGTCGGTGAATATTCGGTGAAACGCCGTCTAGGCGTCCAGATGAAAACCAGGcggaaaagtgaaagttttcttgcCGATTCGGACGTAGCCAGGCTATAGCATAGCCTACCCGATTAAAAACCTGAACTATATTCGGGTTTGTCAAAACGTCTCTCAGCCTTAATctccacccctctagacatctagattcTGCTTTTGCTCACTGGCAAATTGTATTTCTATTCAGTCATTAGGTTTTAATCTTCTTTGTTTCCCACATATATTTGGTTTCAGATTTAACAAGAGGTTTGTTTTAAATCTATTTTGTATAAGAGGATGTTTAAATCTGAAAGCACTTATAAATTGCTGCTGAGGCAGTGTATGTTAAACGGACATTCAGCCTGCTAGCTTGTTTGCTTGCACCTAGCTCTGTTTACTTTAAAGCATGAATAgttgtactgtgctgtgttcaCTTATTGTTTTTACGACACTGCAATAAGATTTTCCTCTTCACAGACAGGATCAAAATAGACTGCAGCATCTAGATGAAGTTGTTCAGCCATGCAATGTTCCTGGAAGGCTGTGATTCTTCTAGCCTTGGCATCCATTGCAATCCAGTACACCGCAATCAGGACTTTCACAGCAAAGCCCTTTCAGATGTGCCCGGTACCAAACCCTTTGAACTGTGGCCTGGGCCAGGAGACGGACACCTTCGACAGGATCTGTGATGAATACCCCTACTTCACCTACAATACCTCCAGGAAGACCCACATCCTTATCCTGGCAACCACCCGAAGCGGCTCCTCCTTTGTGGGCCAGCTGTTCAACCAGCATTCAGATGTGTTCTACCTGTTTGAGCCCCTGTACCATGTACAGATGACCCTGATTCCCCGGCTCTCCCACAGCAAGAACACAGCTGACAGGAGAGTGATGCTAGGGGCCAGCAGGGATCTCTTGAGAAGCCTGTATGACTGTGACTTCTacttcctggagagctacattAGGCCCCAGCCAGTGAACCACACCACAGACAAACTATTCCGCCGGGGGGCCAGCAGGGCACTGTGCTCCCCACCAGTGTGTGATGCCTTTGGTCCCAGCGAGGTCAACATTGAGGAAGGCGACTGTGTCAAGAAGTGCCCCTCAGTCAACATGACTCTGGCTGCCGACTCCTGCAGGGAGCGCCGACACATGGCCATCAAGATTGTGCGGGTGCCAGAAATAAATGACCTCAGGGCCCTTGTGGAGGACCCCCGACTCAATCTGAAGATCATTCAGCTGGTTCGGGACCCGAGGGGGATCCTGTCCTCGAGGATTGAGACCTTCCGGGACACCTACCGGCTGTGGAGGATCTGGAGGGCCACGGGCCGCAAGCCGTACAACCTGGACCTGAGCCAGCTGACAGTGGTGTGCGAGGATTTTCTCAACTCGGTTTCCACAGGCTTGAGTCAGCCCCACTGGCTGAAGGGGAAGTACATGCTGGTGAGGTATGAGGACCTGGCCAGGAACCCACTGCAAAAGACAAAGGAGATATATGATTACTTGGGCATGTCCATGGACAAGAACGTGGTCCAGTGGATACAGACGAACACTCGAGGAAGTAACGAGCTGTCGGCCAAGCATAAATACGGGACAGTGAGGGACTCAGCGGCCAACGCAGAGAGCTGGAGATTGAAATTGTCTTACGACATGGTCGACTACACGCAAACCGTGTGCCAGCAGATTCTGCACCAGCTGGGCTACAAGGCGGTCAGCTCCCCGGAGGAACTCAAGAACATGTCTCTCACGCTCGTTCAAGACAGAACTTTTGTACCGTTTTTGTAACTAAAGGTAGTTGTGGACAACtatttttgatatatttataaatgttgccttaatattttcaattttgcactaaatttacaaaaaactTGAAGGCATCAGATCAGGCACCCTCATTACATTAGGTATAGCacaacacatttaaacaaataatattgtttACAGACATGAATTTGATGTGAAGTGATTTCTAAGAGACCATGTTTACTTCAgaactttttttgttcatttgagaatgaacaaaaaaataaaaataaagcaccaCCCTTCATAAAATTATTGTTTGCTGGCTACTGCATTGACAAAAGTGAATGTTGCCATTTGTCCATTTGAAGTAACTGGACCTAAAATATTAGGAAATGTACTTAATTCCTGTGGCTGAATTACTGAAATGTATGAGATCTATTGTGCAATAAAATGTGGATGTTACAGTCAGTCTTTAGTACTTAAAATCTCTTGGGGATGATGCTTCATAATGAATTATGTACCGCTGGGTAATTACTGAGTACTGGCAATGGATAAAAAAACGTAGACAGCAATACAAAATTGCACGGAGATGGTGAATAAGTTTAATTAGAGCTTCAGTCTTCAATCTATTGATCGCCCTGAATGAGTGATGAGATGCAGAACATAAGTCTTAAACTATGGTCTGAATCAGGAGCAGAAATGTTACTTTATTATAAAGAATGTTCAGctgttttttcaacatttatcaGAAAAGCCATCCTTTCCTTGCATGTGCTACAAAATCATTGGTATATCAGAAATTACAAGGTCTTATTCCTTCAATTCAGTTATTACACTTTCGTCCTCAATACATGCATGTTACTTGATTTGTGACGAGTGAAGCTCAGGCATGTTCTTGAATACTTGAATACCAGTTCTTCTTATGTGAAAATATAGTTATTGGTGCAAATAAAAACTTTGAGAAACACCACAGAATGTCACACTGGATGCAGAATGACTAACCTTCTGTAGACTGCTGTGAGAAATGGCATTGTTGTCATCCATTCTGTGAGGGTATTTTCCCATCTTTGTAAGCGTTGTATTTCTTAGGGTTGACCTCACTGGAAAGGCCGCTGCATTCTGCCACGTGTGACGTGCTCTGCGTGTAATGGCTTACAATGTTTATTGTTTCCGTGGGCGAAACATAAGGCTTACACAACAAAAAGCACTCTTCACTGGAGgcatggttttttctttttattccaaTTCAGGAAATAAGCAGAACCCATACCCATAACCCAGCTCATTGCACCGATAGAAAATGGACATCTTTGCCTGACTGCAAAGGTTAAATTTTGAGGGGCCAGAAGCAGGTTGATTGTCTGAGCAGATGCATCATAGCTGGCTTTCAAAGGGTAAAAGTGTCATAATGGGATTGTTACTTAAGCGTGATAGTGGAAATAAATTGGTAATATAGCCCAATTAATTCTGATAACAAGGGCAGAGTTAACACAATGTCTGTAGCACCACCACAACACAtgctttcatttctctctctctgcccttgtgtgtgtgtgtgtgtgtgtttggcacatGTATTGTGCTTGCATGCCTGCTTAGAGGCATCACAGGCAGAAATGATGATTATTACTGAGTGAGAGGAAACAAGTCTTCACCATTTAGTCCAGTCTCATAAGTTGGGAAAATAGACATCAAGTAGATCGACTCGCCTGTGAGGCACAAAGTAAACATTAGCTAGACTATCATTGATGTTGCCATCTCATTAAGTCTTCAAGAGTAGATTTATTGTCTGTTCTTCCAGGCAACTATCACATTATAATGACATAGGTCTATAGGTACTAATGTTGCAATGGGTGGCCAATGTAGTGTACATTTTGGCACACTTCCATCTGAAACCAAACAAGCTGGAAGACATTTAACCAGCCACTAAAGGAGATGGGGTAGACTAAACATGCTAGTTGCATATCCATATccattaatgaaaatgtttactgTTGTTCAAAGTCACATCACACACTTGGCAAGACTGCTCTTCTTACTTTGTTTGGATATTTGCATACCCAGCTGTCTCTGTTTGCAGCTACACATGCTTTATGTTGAATatctttaaaaacacatcagGTACAGAACTGCTTACTAAGGTTATCATTAACACTGGGAATTTGCATGACATGAATGCGCTGCTAACGATATTGGTTGGCTAAGTTAGATTATCTAAATGTAGTGTATACTACAATGGAAGCTTAACATACCCAGGATTTCTTTGCATTAGCTGGCTTCACAAAACCTAACACTGCAACTGAGCTTAACCGATATCACAAAGTGGCTATCATCTTGCTAAGTGAACACAGGCTCTGTAAatcaagctgtgtgtgtgttccaatAAAAGCAGGGGTGTCTGCAAAAATGAGCCTATAGCAGCATGGACCATATGTGAGCATTTCTCACCTGAGGAAAAAAGGCTGTTATGGACGGATATAATGGACGAATATGAAGAACATAAAACAGTCAAAAAGTTATTATTTACCATACCGAAACTAATACACTCTCACTAATTGTTGTATAATGTATTACTGCTCATTATGTGTTAGAATAATGGC
This region of Anguilla anguilla isolate fAngAng1 chromosome 5, fAngAng1.pri, whole genome shotgun sequence genomic DNA includes:
- the LOC118226882 gene encoding carbohydrate sulfotransferase 1, giving the protein MQCSWKAVILLALASIAIQYTAIRTFTAKPFQMCPVPNPLNCGLGQETDTFDRICDEYPYFTYNTSRKTHILILATTRSGSSFVGQLFNQHSDVFYLFEPLYHVQMTLIPRLSHSKNTADRRVMLGASRDLLRSLYDCDFYFLESYIRPQPVNHTTDKLFRRGASRALCSPPVCDAFGPSEVNIEEGDCVKKCPSVNMTLAADSCRERRHMAIKIVRVPEINDLRALVEDPRLNLKIIQLVRDPRGILSSRIETFRDTYRLWRIWRATGRKPYNLDLSQLTVVCEDFLNSVSTGLSQPHWLKGKYMLVRYEDLARNPLQKTKEIYDYLGMSMDKNVVQWIQTNTRGSNELSAKHKYGTVRDSAANAESWRLKLSYDMVDYTQTVCQQILHQLGYKAVSSPEELKNMSLTLVQDRTFVPFL